The nucleotide window CACGAAACTTGAGGTGCAGGTCGGAGACGTCCTCGCTGGAGACGCGCACCCAGCCGCTCTCCCGCACGTGGTAGAGGGTGACGGTGCCGCCGGAGTAGGCGTCGCGGACGGTGGCGTGGTAGATGGCCTGCCGGGCGAGCTCATAGGCCTCCTCCAGCTCCATCTCGTGCCGGTAGCCACGGTCCAACACTCCGTAGGCGTAGACAGAGCCCGAGCCCACTGAGAAGATCTCGCCTGGCACCCGGTTGCCCTCGCTGTCCACGTAGTACAGGCCTGTGGTGTTGATCgggtggaggggggggagaggaggaggagggagggagtggagagaggaAACAAGTGGTCAGGCAGGCACCAATATTACTGCCGGTCCATTCCCTTACCCAGCCCGCTCTATTGATTGATTGAGTGATTGACAGaactggcccttcgagccgtacTGACCGGCAATGCCCGATTTAACCCTGCCCTcctcacagcacaatttacaatcaccaattaacctactggcgCTGTAACTTTTGTAATGTCGGACTGAAGGTGAGAAGGGCAgggggtctttggactgtgggaggaaaccaatgcTTTCTGCGGGGAGGATATACAGAacctggggagggggagagatgcagGGAGGATATACAGACCCAGGGAGAGGTGCGGGGAGGATATACATACAGACCCCCAGGGGGTGAGGGGGGcactctgagctgtaatggcgTCGCACTAGTGCTGTACTCCTCGGAGAGGACCTCATTGGGTCTGCAGGCTTGCGTACCACAGTGACCCGGACAGctatgtcggctggagtcagggctttatgctttggctcttggtaaggtcaccagtgccaaacaggtcaaagggcagaggccagactaagagtggtccaccagtcctccaggttcaggggctcagctcagggccaacaaccctgaccggtcaaacaaaactgttacggaaacagcaatgaagactcCTACagctgagtgcgatggtattcctgagcctccacccgggacttgcatgactgacagtggtgaaaaccgagacagagctactgacacgataaaagaagccagagatggaggaccttcattgctgccctaaacgccagtggggTAACGGGCAGTAGGAGCTGGAGCGCTTACCCGCCCCCCCGGGATTCCCTATACCCTGCTCCTCCCTCCATGCCCCCACCCCTTCCATTCCCCCTCCCCGGGATTCCCTGTAccctgctccctctctccatgcccccaccccctccactccccccccgGGATTCCCTATACCCTGCTCCTCTCTCcatgcccccaccccctccattccCCCCCCCTGGGATTCCCTGTACCATGATCCCTCTCTCCATACACCCCCCCCCGGGATTCCCTGTAccctgctccctctctccatgcccccaccccctccactccccccccgGGATTCCCTATACCCTGCTCCTCTCTCcatgcccccaccccctccactcccccccccccgggattCCCTGTACCATGATccctctctccataccccccCCAGGATTCCCTGTAccctgctccctctctccatgcccccaccccctccactcccccccccggGATTCCCTGTAccctgctccctctctccatgcccccaccccctccgtcccccccCGGGATTCCCTGTACCCTGCTCCCTCTATGTCCCCCCCCCAGGGATTCCCTGTAccctgctccctctctccatgcctccccccaccccgggaTTCCCTGTACCCTGCTTCCTCTCTCcatgcccccaccccctccactccccccccccgggATTCCCTATACCCTGCTCCTCTCTCCATGCCCCCACGCCCTCCATTCCCCCCCCACTGGGATTCCCTGTAccctgctccctctctccatgcccCCCCCTCCATTCCCCCCCCAGGATTCCCTGTAccctgctccctctctccattcaCCCCCCGGGCTTCCCTGTACCCTGCTCCCTCTATGTCCCCCCCCCCGGGATTCCCTGTACCCTGCTCCCTCTCTCcgtgcctccccccaccccgggaTTCCCTGTAccctgctccctctctccatgcccCTCCACCGGGATTCCCTGTACCCTGCTCCTCTCACCATGCAACCCCCCAGGGATTCCCTGTACCCTGCTCCCTCTCTCCGTTCCCCCCCGGGATTCCCTGTAccctgctccctctctccatgcccccaccccctccgtccccccaCCCCGGGATTCCCTGTAccctgctccctctctccatgcccccaccccctccatcccaCCCCCCCGGGATTCCCTGTACCCTGCTCCCTCTatgtcccccccccccggggATTCCCTGTACCCTGCTCCTCTCACCATGCCCCCCCCCCGGGATTCTCTATAccctgctccctctctccattccccCGCCCCCGGTGTCCAGTACCTGGTCCCCGCTTGTCCCAGCCGCAGATCATGGTGCCCATGGACAGCCCCATGCCCTTGTACTGATACACCATGTTGGCCAGCAGCTTGGAGGCGGCCGCCACTGAGATGCGCTGCTTGTTGCGTAGTTGGTAGATACGGCACTGGCGGGCCAGCAGGCGCTGCCAGAAGCTGCAGTCGGCCGCCCCTCCCGCCATCGTCCCCAGCAGGTAGGGGTTGATCTCGATCACCTTCTTCACCGTCTGCGAGGCCACGTAGGAGCCCGCCGTGGCTCGGGAGTCCACCGCGATCACCACGCCCTGGGCAAactgtgggtggggagaggggttaacAGTCGGATTCAACACCCTGAGATTGccatcctctccctctcaccaccacaaTCACCACACCCTGGGCAAactgtgggtggggagagggg belongs to Mobula hypostoma chromosome 10, sMobHyp1.1, whole genome shotgun sequence and includes:
- the LOC134353249 gene encoding proteasome subunit beta type-5-like, yielding MALADFLRCGGSGSGIGIGSRACGGAGPVGLGLELPPAPLGDEEPTERIELLHGTTTLGLKFAQGVVIAVDSRATAGSYVASQTVKKVIEINPYLLGTMAGGAADCSFWQRLLARQCRIYQLRNKQRISVAAASKLLANMVYQYKGMGLSMGTMICGWDKRGPGLYYVDSEGNRVPGEIFSVGSGSVYAYGVLDRGYRHEMELEEAYELARQAIYHATVRDAYSGGTVTLYHVRESGWVRVSSEDVSDLHLKFRAGGCS